One part of the Candidatus Methanoperedens sp. genome encodes these proteins:
- a CDS encoding pyridoxal phosphate-dependent aminotransferase, whose protein sequence is MTAKRLQNITESATLRISNLASELKSQGKDIISFSLGEPDFTTPQHIIDAAKASLDRGDTHYTPSPGIPELRKAIADKLKKENNIAAQAGNIIVTPGAKQAIFEVVLSVLEDGDEAILFDPAWVSYEPCIKLAGAKPVWVPTNRDNGFTPAGLAGHITKKTKLIVINSPCNPTGSVYGRDTLKEIADLAVDKNITVLSDEIYEKIIYGREHISIGSLDGMEELTITVNGFSKAYAMTGWRLGYVSAPKTIYEPMLKLHSHSVSQATSFVQYAGMAALQGDQSCVADMVAEFRARRNVLIKGLNELGIKCAMPDGAFYAFADVSAYGSGEKVAELFLNKAFVATTPGAAFGEAGNDFIRISYATSQERIREALRRMEAVL, encoded by the coding sequence ATGACTGCAAAACGACTGCAAAACATCACAGAGTCGGCGACGCTTCGAATATCAAATCTTGCAAGTGAATTGAAAAGCCAGGGCAAAGACATAATAAGCTTCAGCCTCGGGGAACCTGATTTTACCACGCCACAGCATATCATCGATGCAGCGAAGGCGTCCCTTGACCGGGGGGATACTCATTACACCCCTTCACCAGGAATCCCTGAACTGCGAAAGGCTATCGCAGACAAGCTCAAAAAAGAGAATAACATCGCTGCACAGGCAGGCAATATAATAGTAACCCCGGGAGCAAAGCAGGCTATCTTTGAAGTTGTGCTCTCTGTGCTCGAGGATGGCGATGAAGCAATCCTGTTCGACCCTGCCTGGGTTTCATACGAGCCGTGTATAAAACTCGCAGGCGCAAAACCGGTTTGGGTGCCTACAAATCGGGATAATGGTTTTACACCCGCAGGGTTAGCAGGGCACATAACAAAAAAGACAAAACTCATAGTTATAAACAGCCCGTGCAATCCCACAGGCAGCGTGTACGGCAGAGACACGCTGAAAGAGATTGCTGACCTTGCGGTTGATAAGAATATCACGGTGTTATCAGATGAGATTTATGAAAAAATCATCTACGGCAGAGAACACATAAGTATAGGCTCACTTGATGGGATGGAGGAGCTGACGATCACGGTCAACGGGTTCTCAAAGGCATATGCCATGACGGGATGGAGACTCGGGTATGTGAGCGCGCCAAAGACAATCTACGAGCCGATGCTCAAGCTGCACTCGCACTCTGTGAGCCAGGCGACTTCGTTCGTGCAGTATGCCGGCATGGCTGCGCTTCAGGGCGACCAGAGCTGTGTTGCAGACATGGTAGCGGAATTCAGGGCAAGAAGGAACGTGCTCATCAAAGGATTGAATGAACTCGGTATAAAATGTGCCATGCCGGATGGGGCTTTCTATGCCTTTGCTGATGTGAGCGCGTATGGAAGCGGTGAAAAGGTGGCTGAACTTTTTCTCAATAAAGCATTCGTTGCTACCACGCCAGGGGCAGCATTCGGTGAAGCTGGAAATGATTTTATAAGGATATCGTATGCAACCTCACAGGAGCGCATAAGGGAAGCTCTCCGGCGAATGGAAGCGGTTTTATAA
- a CDS encoding CehA/McbA family metallohydrolase, with amino-acid sequence MKSFNCTVAFLLCLILAPTSFAESDDNVELTLDIIDHIRDPVPYPGNIEIAFLGSSNETIFLKEITVDWGNKNISIITLNKTLTGIGSDYQKLRNISSTRQQNLTPSDISALSARISEGVYREKIIVDPSKIFNDGFAPDREKIIHLELFYIYNNKSKAISKDIVLKILPEIIEPQIKADTRISISSIPIASSSYYYGDLHVHSGYSSLIGGYDGDMLTPDDACSYELQSWWGSTIPDLRDQAQALGLNWFSLTDHSYCLDPDKFNNVRDWSQGNSTPDFIIIPSEELSVQDMPDDGSDGEPFCNYPNNDNVAHLGAHAISTFIPGGMCNGQISAQQGIDEVKSLGGFPIINHPFGGDFGYWQVDAWDWEANLSTSGETGVEIWNGESPDEVSINFWVSRLLRGLKTYAFSGTDEHGGASDEVVNGVYVSGSFNKANLIDALNKGHVFISNAPFLSLKSRTDPNIMMGDTVTVNTGDAVEFSVILNPQSSGRLTVHKGVIGENIEDNEAGWPKIYDNLDAGETIFSDKPDKKSYYRAEYAATDGSDLSAYTNPIWIKPKGRTGGPDSFGYTFKDSNSIGGPGYEWIEISGTGAEVLSDSDDEVVDNINIGFFFNYYGTDYSQLAIANNGLLFSSGTTWQYVNEPITQSPSVHGFIAPFWDDIITYDDRGAGTIYYQTIGTASNRMFVVEWYDNKHYGSSDSGVTFEAILYEGSNNIKFQYKDVDFGNVYYAVSGDNPPYNNGGSATVGIEGPSGDIGLQYSFNEPVITPGLAILFKFPQYAGTNLYLSKQAPVSKDNESTMSYTLFYHNFADTIAQNVVLEDTLPAEVGFISASDSGSYESLTRKVTWNIGGVAPSGNGYRTVTVRIPQSMVIGSVIRNNARINTSNLEVRYDDNEAYALTKVTGSTLPPNVSVEPNNGGLTPSVVWHTPTTFAYYSSCATDVGINIHISDGGPDITGTLVESSPNNWTYTTSFERKGAAVVTYIVTGCTVPSISFNIYIDPSGYIYDANSGNRISEASVWLQRPDGEGGWENVSTGQTPPIIQPDINPLITGADGQYQWDVLAGSYRVHVEALGYYPADSIVVSVPLPVADLHVGLIRMPDTRPPASVTNLHNTTFAQTYINWSWTNPEDTDFAGVAIYLDSVFQLNISSPMNYYEATGLSPDTLYELGTHTLDASGNINWTWAIHTARTAPLDMTPPATIALLSGIRGNNGWYISDVRAILTAADSEGGSGVDKTEYSFDNTTWIKYTTPFNISSEGTTAIYYRSVDNADNVESTNTQVINIDKTPPDISITDVIDGGFYNSNVTPRIAITDTTLNNKSITLNSAPYINGTIVFAEGSYTLVAYANDIAGNSVTKILRFIIDKTPPEVAIRFDTDSKDIKVYDNETGIGANYVAMPSKDGKEVPNEDNEAGWELRQYTLKDIADNALVVVLKHKKKGNEARVELISIQYNGAAAITTTKYEMHVKYSEEKNSLRELEQKFSAKNLFEAESKYSAKKDETEIKAKIEGQKEQKESLAGIAILEILTEDGSLKFRY; translated from the coding sequence ATGAAATCATTTAATTGTACTGTTGCATTTTTGTTATGTTTAATCCTTGCTCCAACTAGTTTTGCAGAATCGGACGACAATGTAGAATTAACATTGGATATTATTGACCACATACGCGATCCAGTTCCATATCCAGGGAATATTGAAATTGCTTTTCTTGGGAGTTCTAATGAAACAATTTTTTTGAAAGAAATCACAGTGGATTGGGGAAATAAAAACATATCAATAATCACTTTAAATAAAACTCTTACAGGAATCGGAAGCGATTACCAGAAATTGCGTAATATTAGTTCTACACGGCAGCAAAATTTAACTCCATCAGATATTTCAGCACTCAGTGCAAGGATTTCTGAAGGGGTTTACAGAGAAAAAATAATCGTAGATCCCAGTAAAATTTTTAATGACGGATTCGCGCCTGATAGGGAAAAAATAATTCATCTTGAACTTTTTTATATTTACAACAATAAAAGTAAAGCTATAAGTAAAGATATCGTGCTAAAAATTCTGCCTGAGATTATCGAACCGCAGATTAAAGCCGATACAAGAATCTCGATATCATCAATACCCATAGCAAGTAGTAGTTATTATTATGGGGATTTGCATGTCCATAGTGGATATAGTTCTTTGATAGGTGGCTACGATGGAGATATGCTCACACCTGATGATGCATGTTCATATGAATTACAATCGTGGTGGGGTTCAACAATTCCCGATCTCCGAGATCAGGCACAAGCTTTAGGTCTTAATTGGTTTTCTCTTACTGATCACAGTTATTGCCTTGACCCTGACAAGTTTAACAATGTGAGAGATTGGAGTCAGGGAAATTCCACTCCAGATTTCATAATAATTCCAAGCGAAGAGTTAAGTGTACAGGACATGCCGGATGACGGTTCTGATGGCGAGCCTTTCTGCAATTACCCAAATAACGATAACGTCGCCCATCTTGGCGCGCATGCTATCTCCACATTTATTCCAGGAGGCATGTGCAACGGACAAATCAGCGCCCAGCAGGGCATAGACGAAGTAAAAAGTTTGGGCGGGTTTCCAATAATAAACCATCCTTTTGGTGGCGATTTCGGATACTGGCAGGTCGATGCTTGGGATTGGGAAGCCAATCTAAGTACAAGTGGAGAAACCGGAGTTGAGATATGGAACGGCGAATCACCAGATGAAGTCTCGATAAATTTCTGGGTGAGCAGATTGCTTCGAGGGCTTAAGACCTATGCATTCTCAGGAACAGATGAACATGGAGGGGCTTCTGATGAGGTTGTCAACGGAGTCTATGTTTCAGGTTCTTTCAACAAGGCGAACCTGATAGATGCCTTAAATAAAGGTCATGTCTTTATCTCCAACGCTCCTTTCCTTTCCCTCAAGAGCCGCACCGACCCTAATATAATGATGGGCGACACCGTTACGGTGAATACAGGCGATGCTGTTGAATTTTCGGTTATTCTGAATCCCCAGAGCAGCGGCAGGCTCACCGTCCACAAGGGCGTGATAGGCGAAAACATAGAAGATAATGAAGCAGGCTGGCCGAAGATATATGACAATCTGGATGCTGGAGAAACCATTTTTTCAGATAAACCAGATAAGAAGTCGTATTATCGAGCAGAATACGCAGCTACTGACGGAAGCGACCTAAGTGCTTATACTAATCCTATCTGGATAAAACCAAAAGGTCGTACAGGCGGTCCAGATTCTTTCGGCTACACGTTCAAAGACAGCAATAGCATAGGCGGCCCTGGCTATGAATGGATTGAGATTTCAGGAACTGGAGCCGAGGTTTTAAGCGACAGTGATGATGAGGTGGTAGATAATATCAACATTGGATTCTTTTTCAATTACTACGGAACAGATTACAGTCAATTAGCTATTGCTAACAATGGTCTGCTGTTCTCAAGCGGTACAACATGGCAATATGTAAATGAGCCGATCACACAATCACCCTCGGTACATGGATTTATTGCACCATTCTGGGATGATATTATAACCTATGATGATCGAGGAGCAGGAACGATATACTATCAAACAATTGGTACAGCCTCAAACAGAATGTTCGTGGTGGAATGGTATGACAATAAGCATTATGGTAGTTCTGATTCCGGTGTCACTTTCGAGGCAATACTTTACGAGGGTTCCAATAATATAAAATTCCAGTATAAGGATGTTGACTTTGGAAATGTGTATTATGCAGTAAGCGGAGATAATCCGCCTTATAATAACGGCGGATCAGCAACAGTCGGCATAGAAGGTCCTTCAGGAGATATTGGTTTGCAGTATTCATTCAATGAGCCGGTAATTACTCCTGGCTTGGCTATTCTCTTTAAATTTCCGCAATATGCAGGCACCAATTTATACCTCTCCAAGCAGGCGCCAGTGAGTAAAGATAATGAAAGCACTATGTCATATACGCTGTTCTACCATAATTTCGCAGATACGATAGCTCAGAATGTTGTACTTGAAGATACCTTACCTGCTGAAGTTGGATTTATATCAGCGTCAGATAGTGGGAGCTATGAATCCCTAACAAGGAAAGTAACGTGGAATATAGGAGGTGTAGCGCCAAGTGGTAACGGCTACAGGACTGTAACAGTCAGAATCCCCCAGAGCATGGTAATTGGAAGCGTTATCCGGAACAATGCAAGAATAAACACTTCGAATCTTGAAGTTAGATACGATGATAATGAAGCGTATGCACTGACAAAAGTCACAGGTTCGACTCTTCCTCCAAATGTGAGTGTCGAACCAAACAACGGAGGTCTCACGCCTTCAGTTGTTTGGCACACTCCAACCACCTTCGCATACTATAGTTCATGTGCAACAGATGTAGGGATAAATATTCACATCAGTGATGGTGGCCCTGATATAACAGGTACTTTGGTGGAAAGTTCGCCTAACAATTGGACATACACCACATCATTCGAAAGAAAAGGAGCAGCTGTCGTCACCTATATCGTCACAGGTTGCACTGTACCATCTATTTCCTTCAATATTTACATCGACCCTTCAGGATACATCTATGATGCAAACTCGGGCAATAGAATTAGCGAAGCAAGTGTCTGGCTGCAGCGCCCGGATGGCGAAGGAGGATGGGAGAATGTGTCTACAGGTCAAACTCCCCCAATAATTCAGCCTGATATAAACCCTCTAATCACAGGTGCAGATGGGCAGTATCAATGGGATGTCTTAGCAGGGTCTTATCGTGTGCATGTTGAAGCACTTGGATATTATCCAGCAGATAGCATCGTGGTGAGCGTACCACTACCAGTGGCCGATCTTCACGTTGGATTGATCCGTATGCCCGATACAAGGCCTCCTGCCAGCGTAACTAATTTGCATAATACCACCTTTGCACAGACCTATATTAACTGGAGCTGGACGAATCCTGAAGATACAGATTTTGCTGGGGTTGCGATATATCTGGATAGTGTTTTCCAGTTAAATATTTCCTCGCCAATGAATTATTACGAAGCAACTGGATTATCTCCGGATACGCTATATGAACTCGGCACGCACACATTGGATGCTTCAGGTAATATAAATTGGACATGGGCTATTCACACTGCAAGAACAGCGCCGTTGGATATGACGCCTCCAGCAACAATAGCTTTATTATCTGGAATCCGGGGCAATAACGGTTGGTACATTTCGGATGTCCGTGCGATTCTTACAGCAGCAGATAGTGAAGGAGGCTCAGGCGTTGATAAGACTGAATACAGCTTTGATAACACAACTTGGATTAAATATACTACCCCGTTCAACATAAGCAGCGAAGGAACAACGGCAATTTATTACCGCTCGGTGGATAACGCTGACAATGTTGAGTCAACCAATACTCAAGTAATTAATATCGACAAGACACCGCCGGACATCAGCATCACCGATGTGATTGATGGTGGCTTCTATAATAGCAATGTAACCCCCCGCATAGCCATTACGGATACGACCCTTAATAATAAATCAATTACTCTGAATAGTGCTCCATATATAAATGGGACTATTGTTTTTGCAGAAGGAAGCTATACGTTAGTTGCCTATGCGAACGATATTGCAGGGAACAGTGTCACGAAGATTTTGAGATTTATCATCGACAAGACACCCCCTGAAGTAGCCATCAGGTTCGATACGGACTCAAAGGACATTAAGGTATATGATAACGAGACTGGAATCGGGGCAAACTATGTGGCAATGCCCTCGAAGGATGGTAAGGAAGTACCAAACGAGGACAATGAGGCGGGCTGGGAGCTAAGGCAGTACACCCTCAAAGATATTGCAGACAACGCGCTTGTGGTTGTCTTGAAGCACAAGAAAAAAGGAAACGAAGCCAGAGTCGAACTTATCAGTATTCAATACAACGGCGCAGCTGCTATAACTACTACAAAATACGAGATGCATGTAAAGTACTCTGAAGAAAAAAATTCACTCAGGGAATTGGAGCAGAAGTTTAGTGCTAAGAATCTTTTTGAGGCTGAATCGAAGTACAGTGCCAAGAAAGATGAAACAGAAATAAAGGCTA